Proteins encoded by one window of Vampirovibrionales bacterium:
- a CDS encoding tyrosine--tRNA ligase, whose translation MEQALSLVKGGEALPSVEALAKRLQRAAIEQKPLRVKLGLDPTRPDLHLGHSVVLKKLRAFQDLGHHAILIIGDATALIGDPSGKNETRPPLSAAEIAVNAQTYLDQAGKIIDVRKATLARNSDWLSPMTLADLLRLAARATVAQILERDDFSKRYADGRPIYLHELFYPLMQGYDSTQVDADVELGGSDQRFNNLMGRELQSADGKPDPQIVVLAPLLEGTDGKIKMSKSYPEHCINLTDSPEDFYGKLMSIPDEMIARYELLLTPMSEAQIAQQVEMMQRPADQGGVNPRDVKATLAKWLVSQYFSIEEADSVEQAFIRRFRHKEIPDAMPEVSAPADTDLSLSALMTEHGISPSRSEARRLIVGGGVRLDGEKVSDPDLAICRAAGDCLTLQVGKRRFLRLRFDAATG comes from the coding sequence ATGGAGCAGGCCCTCTCGCTCGTCAAGGGCGGAGAAGCCCTGCCCTCGGTAGAAGCCCTCGCCAAGAGGCTTCAGCGCGCCGCTATCGAGCAAAAACCCCTGCGTGTCAAGCTGGGCCTCGATCCGACGCGGCCTGATTTGCATTTAGGCCACTCCGTGGTGCTCAAAAAGCTGCGGGCGTTTCAGGATTTGGGGCATCACGCGATTCTGATTATTGGCGACGCCACGGCGCTTATCGGCGATCCTTCTGGCAAAAACGAAACCCGGCCGCCGCTGTCGGCTGCGGAAATCGCTGTGAATGCGCAGACGTATCTTGATCAGGCGGGTAAGATCATCGACGTGCGCAAGGCGACCCTGGCGCGCAACAGCGACTGGCTCTCGCCGATGACGCTGGCCGACCTGCTGCGGCTGGCCGCGCGCGCCACCGTTGCGCAGATTCTCGAGCGCGATGACTTCTCCAAGCGCTACGCCGACGGACGCCCCATTTACCTGCATGAATTGTTCTATCCGCTGATGCAGGGCTATGATTCGACGCAAGTAGACGCTGATGTCGAATTAGGCGGCAGCGATCAGCGCTTCAATAACCTGATGGGCCGCGAACTGCAAAGCGCCGACGGCAAGCCTGACCCGCAAATCGTGGTGCTGGCCCCCTTGCTCGAAGGGACTGACGGCAAGATTAAAATGTCGAAAAGCTATCCCGAGCATTGCATCAACCTGACCGATTCGCCAGAAGACTTCTACGGCAAGCTCATGTCCATCCCGGATGAGATGATTGCCCGTTACGAGCTGCTGTTGACGCCCATGAGCGAAGCGCAAATCGCCCAGCAGGTCGAGATGATGCAGCGCCCGGCCGATCAGGGCGGCGTCAACCCGCGCGACGTGAAGGCGACGTTGGCGAAATGGTTGGTCAGCCAGTATTTTTCGATCGAAGAGGCCGATTCGGTTGAGCAGGCCTTTATTCGACGTTTTCGCCATAAGGAAATCCCGGACGCCATGCCCGAAGTGTCAGCGCCTGCCGATACGGACCTGAGCTTGAGCGCCTTGATGACCGAGCACGGCATTTCGCCCAGTCGCAGCGAGGCGCGTCGCCTGATTGTCGGCGGCGGCGTCCGTCTCGACGGCGAAAAAGTGTCGGATCCTGATTTGGCGATTTGTCGCGCGGCGGGCGATTGTCTGACGCTTCAGGTCGGCAAACGGCGCTTTCTGCGTCTGCGTTTCGACGCCGCGACAGGATAG
- a CDS encoding ABC transporter ATP-binding protein: MSDACAEALLAIEGLSVHFPTDTGEAAAVHRLDLTLNRGQILGLVGESGCGKSLTSLAILRLVPQPGRIVSGRICFEGQDLLTLPERQMRKIRGARIAMIPQDPLTSLNPVYTIGDQLVEAIQLHQRLSRAEARQRAVALLDQVRLPQAAQRLDDYPHQFSGGMRQRVMIAMALSCSPDVLIADEPTTALDVTVQAQILRLMQEIQRERQLAILLITHDLGVVAEVCDSVAVMYAGRLIEQGPTASLFAQPSHPYTQGLLRSLPVAGRQRLEPIEGQPPTITEIPSGCAFEPRCAFRMPRCVDTFPPAFAAAPDQPDHTARCFLLETPSRASAESR; this comes from the coding sequence ATGTCAGACGCGTGCGCAGAAGCGCTCCTGGCCATTGAAGGCCTCAGCGTACATTTCCCCACAGACACAGGGGAGGCCGCCGCCGTGCATCGGCTCGATCTGACGCTGAATCGCGGGCAGATTCTGGGGCTGGTAGGCGAATCGGGCTGCGGCAAGAGCCTGACCAGTCTGGCGATCCTGCGCCTGGTCCCACAGCCCGGGCGCATCGTGAGCGGGCGCATCTGCTTTGAAGGACAGGATCTCCTCACGCTGCCTGAGCGTCAGATGCGCAAAATTCGTGGCGCGCGCATCGCGATGATTCCGCAAGATCCGCTCACCTCGCTCAACCCTGTCTATACCATCGGCGATCAACTGGTAGAGGCCATTCAGTTGCATCAGCGCCTGTCGCGCGCCGAGGCCCGCCAGCGCGCCGTCGCGCTACTCGATCAGGTCCGCCTGCCGCAGGCCGCTCAACGGCTGGACGATTACCCGCATCAATTTTCCGGCGGCATGCGCCAGCGCGTGATGATCGCCATGGCGCTGAGCTGTTCACCCGACGTCTTAATTGCCGATGAACCCACCACGGCGCTGGACGTTACGGTGCAAGCGCAAATTCTGCGCCTGATGCAGGAGATTCAGCGCGAGCGCCAGCTGGCCATCCTGTTGATCACCCACGATTTGGGCGTAGTCGCCGAAGTCTGCGATTCCGTAGCCGTGATGTACGCCGGACGTCTCATCGAGCAAGGCCCCACCGCCAGCCTTTTTGCGCAGCCGTCGCATCCGTATACCCAAGGCTTGCTGCGATCGCTGCCTGTAGCGGGGCGCCAGCGACTCGAACCCATTGAAGGGCAGCCGCCCACGATTACAGAAATCCCGTCTGGCTGCGCTTTTGAGCCGCGCTGCGCATTTCGTATGCCGCGCTGCGTTGATACGTTTCCACCCGCCTTTGCGGCCGCGCCGGACCAGCCGGATCATACGGCCCGATGTTTCTTGTTGGAAACCCCTAGCCGAGCGTCGGCTGAATCTCGCTGA
- a CDS encoding nucleotidyltransferase domain-containing protein — MDALPLEDPANRVVTALVDTLSRFPAVERVILFGSRASGAQRPFSDIDLAVSGVADDRDWTFIRQIAEEARTLLKIDLIRLETVDEAVRKSVLHEGIVLYDRFAARESGL, encoded by the coding sequence ATGGACGCGCTTCCTCTTGAAGATCCAGCCAATCGGGTCGTAACGGCGCTGGTCGATACGCTCAGCCGCTTTCCGGCAGTCGAGCGGGTGATCCTGTTTGGATCGCGCGCCAGCGGCGCTCAGCGCCCCTTCTCAGATATTGATCTGGCCGTGAGCGGCGTAGCCGACGATCGCGATTGGACCTTTATCCGACAAATCGCCGAAGAAGCCCGCACGCTGCTCAAAATTGACCTGATTCGGCTGGAGACCGTCGACGAGGCCGTTCGTAAAAGCGTCCTACATGAAGGAATCGTACTCTATGACCGCTTCGCTGCGCGCGAATCAGGCCTTTGA
- a CDS encoding nucleotidyltransferase substrate binding protein, whose amino-acid sequence MTASLRANQAFDKFQRALTNLQTELDSDAGDAKSRNSALLTFMLTFETFWKALKAALSACEGVDAGTPKEALRSARQVGWLCGDEAQWLEMADDRNLIVHTYNDEQAETIFRRIKGYAPALTTARDALTTALNSKIMSP is encoded by the coding sequence ATGACCGCTTCGCTGCGCGCGAATCAGGCCTTTGACAAATTCCAAAGGGCGCTGACGAATTTGCAAACAGAGCTGGACAGCGACGCGGGCGACGCCAAATCCCGAAATTCGGCGCTCCTTACCTTTATGCTGACCTTTGAAACATTCTGGAAGGCTCTCAAAGCAGCCCTCTCCGCCTGTGAAGGCGTGGACGCCGGCACGCCTAAAGAAGCCCTTCGCTCGGCCCGACAGGTCGGATGGCTCTGCGGGGACGAGGCCCAGTGGCTGGAAATGGCCGATGACCGCAACCTCATTGTCCACACATATAATGACGAGCAGGCCGAGACGATTTTCAGGCGGATCAAAGGCTATGCGCCCGCGCTTACGACGGCGCGCGATGCGCTGACCACAGCCCTGAACTCCAAAATAATGTCTCCATGA
- a CDS encoding GGDEF domain-containing protein, producing the protein MPTLFFFDDPACPQPQAFARLREVWAATGASTPLQAPPDESALKAALAATPHAALLFSGRWPEADARAKSWRAQFPSLACVALIEQALDGETLAAPDVAFAMGSQTDILSADASPTEALVRIQAALRSSAALAASAEQIDPITGLYHQRPFMARLQEEISLARRHLSPFACLAIAIDGFAMYRDGYGYDVSQALLAHTARIICERKRQEDIAALIGDGEIALLLPRSSEKGCKPLATRILQSLSQTPFAGATPDGEAVCESLELHIGVVAYPSLAGDAPEEAADIHADALLRYARHALHQAKRRDEVERPVDRIAYFSEIQPTLG; encoded by the coding sequence GGTCTGGGCCGCGACCGGCGCCTCAACGCCCCTGCAGGCCCCGCCCGATGAAAGCGCCCTGAAGGCCGCGCTGGCCGCAACGCCTCATGCGGCGCTGCTGTTTTCGGGCCGATGGCCTGAGGCGGATGCGCGCGCGAAATCCTGGCGCGCTCAATTTCCCTCGCTGGCCTGCGTCGCGCTGATTGAACAGGCTCTGGACGGCGAGACGCTGGCGGCGCCTGACGTCGCGTTTGCCATGGGCTCTCAGACGGATATCCTGTCTGCCGACGCCTCGCCTACTGAGGCCCTCGTCCGGATTCAGGCCGCCTTGCGCTCCAGCGCCGCGCTGGCCGCCAGCGCCGAGCAGATTGATCCCATCACGGGCCTGTATCATCAGCGGCCCTTCATGGCGCGCCTTCAGGAAGAAATTTCCTTGGCCCGACGTCATTTGAGCCCTTTTGCGTGTCTGGCCATCGCCATTGACGGCTTTGCGATGTACCGGGACGGTTATGGTTACGACGTGTCTCAAGCCCTGCTCGCCCATACGGCGCGCATTATTTGCGAACGCAAGCGGCAAGAGGATATTGCGGCGCTCATCGGCGACGGCGAGATCGCCTTGTTGCTGCCGCGCAGCTCCGAAAAAGGCTGCAAGCCCCTGGCGACGCGAATTCTACAATCGCTCTCGCAAACGCCCTTTGCGGGCGCGACGCCTGACGGCGAAGCGGTTTGCGAGTCTCTGGAATTGCATATTGGCGTGGTTGCCTATCCCTCGCTGGCGGGCGACGCCCCGGAAGAGGCCGCCGACATCCACGCCGACGCCCTGTTGCGATACGCGCGCCATGCCTTGCACCAGGCCAAGCGTCGCGACGAAGTGGAGCGGCCGGTGGATCGCATCGCGTATTTCAGCGAGATTCAGCCGACGCTCGGCTAG